A genomic window from Daphnia carinata strain CSIRO-1 chromosome 9, CSIRO_AGI_Dcar_HiC_V3, whole genome shotgun sequence includes:
- the LOC130688519 gene encoding uncharacterized protein LOC130688519, with protein MVSGLRHQGFRETKQTMANITLEETLRPLWKLTYYGGILLDWCCPISENHSRFWKATRYISIIMSFFLILAVFAFELAQLFVGIERALNVHLIILNIVWCIPGIVGIIIQEQFLRHRREFLSFFKAWRRLEIEITKLNPLNPHDCIMCESRRMHLVMYTIHCGMAIAGMISIGFDIFNRPDAPYLLSYYKTIRDSVPQLLVCFVHLAVICLTFILLTLSDLVTSFTYYHAGLAVDRLERDARLVFARRFNIEDKLFITALDDNNQLENACKNLSKLSPSVAETRVGLSIQLIWARFDKIDQLINQANSLFGKFLVCSQGVQLFMITALLYSVFYYLGDALRLKSTGPILPYVMNSLGIGFRFISSMLISSQLHRSVGRFRMSLNYLLGQHWNEMSKQDRDLLRSLLSRLYTDSLAASPLGLYNITPSILLSVAGLVVSYVIVLLQSK; from the coding sequence ATGGTGTCAGGATTGCGCCATCAAGGTTTTCGTGAAACAAAGCAAACTATGGCCAATATCACTCTGGAGGAAACATTACGACCTCTGTGGAAGTTGACTTACTACGGCGGAATTTTGTTGGATTGGTGCTGCCCAATCTCTGAAAATCATTCTCGTTTTTGGAAGGCTACGCGTTATATAAGCATTATAATGTCATTCTTCCTGATTCTTGCCGTTTTCGCATTTGAGCTCGCGCAATTATTTGTTGGAATCGAGCGTGCACTCAACGTTCATCTCATCATACTGAACATCGTTTGGTGTATCCCGGGAATCGTTGGTATCATCATTCAGGAGCAGTTCCTACGGCATCGGCGTGAGTTTCTCAGTTTCTTCAAAGCCTGGAGACGATTAGAAATTGAAATCACCAAGTTAAATCCATTGAACCCACACGATTGCATAATGTGCGAATCACGAAGGATGCATTTGGTGATGTATACCATTCACTGTGGCATGGCAATTGCTGGCATGATTTCGATCGGATTCGATATATTTAATCGTCCGGATGCACCGTATTTACTCTCTTACTACAAGACTATTCGCGATTCAGTGCCACagttgttggtttgtttcgtTCACTTGGCTGTCATTTGCTTGACTTTCATATTGCTAACTCTAAGTGACTTGGTTACGTCGTTCACTTACTATCACGCAGGGCTTGCTGTTGATCGTCTGGAGAGGGATGCTAGATTAGTATTTGCTAGACGTTTTAACATCGAGGACAAGCTGTTCATCACGGCTTTAGATGATAATAATCAGTTGGAGAATGCCTGTAAAAATTTATCCAAATTATCTCCGAGTGTTGCCGAAACTCGTGTAGGCCTATCCATTCAACTTATTTGGGCCCGTTTCGATAAGATAGATCAGTTGATTAATCAAGCTAATTCACTTTTCGGGAAGTTTTTAGTGTGCAGTCAAGGTGTGCAATTATTCATGATAACTGCTTTACTTTATtcagtgttttattatttgggaGACGCCCTTAGATTAAAATCGACAGGCCCGATTCTTCCCTATGTCATGAATTCCCTGGGCATAGGTTTTCGTTTCATCTCTAGTATGCTAATTTCTTCACAGTTGCATCGATCGGTGGGTAGATTTCGCATGTCTCTCAACTATCTGTTGGGCCAGCATTGGAATGAAATGAGCAAACAGGATCGGGACTTGTTGCGTTCTCTCCTGTCTCGCCTTTACACCGATTCGTTAGCCGCTAGCCCTCTTGGCCTCTACAACATCACACCGTCCATCTTGCTCAGTGTTGCTGGCCTGGTAGTCAGTTATGTCATTGTTTTGCTTCAATcaaaataa